A genomic stretch from Arthrobacter sp. KBS0702 includes:
- a CDS encoding phosphoribosylanthranilate isomerase: MFVKVCGLSTAESVRAAVDAGADAVGFVLTPSPRQVAPERVRELLGGAPAGLAAVGVFRHEAAADAVEVARAAGLEWVQLHGERTPEDVRTVHGAGLKVIRAVTMAAAPEAFADWGEELLLIDAAVPGSGEAWDYASVRDLGLAGRKWLLAGGLDPANVARAAAAADAWGVDVSSGVEQSRGVKDLSKIREFIEAAKGG; encoded by the coding sequence ATGTTCGTCAAAGTATGCGGCCTCAGCACCGCCGAATCGGTGCGGGCAGCGGTCGACGCCGGGGCGGATGCGGTCGGCTTCGTGCTGACCCCCAGTCCCCGGCAGGTGGCACCGGAACGTGTCAGGGAGCTCCTCGGCGGGGCGCCGGCCGGGCTCGCCGCGGTCGGGGTTTTCCGGCACGAAGCGGCGGCCGACGCCGTCGAGGTGGCGCGGGCAGCCGGGTTGGAATGGGTGCAGCTGCACGGCGAACGCACTCCGGAGGATGTCCGGACGGTGCACGGTGCGGGCCTGAAAGTCATCCGCGCCGTCACCATGGCCGCCGCTCCGGAAGCGTTTGCCGACTGGGGTGAGGAGCTGCTGCTCATCGATGCGGCCGTTCCCGGATCCGGCGAAGCCTGGGATTACGCATCGGTCCGGGACCTGGGGCTGGCCGGCCGGAAGTGGCTGTTGGCCGGTGGCCTCGACCCGGCCAACGTGGCCCGGGCCGCCGCGGCGGCAGACGCGTGGGGAGTGGACGTCTCCTCCGGCGTCGAACAATCCCGGGGGGTCAAAGATCTCTCCAAAATCAGGGAGTTCATTGAGGCAGCCAAAGGCGGCTGA
- a CDS encoding HutD family protein: MQIIRYAELKPRPWRNGGGVTREVARFPEAGGQGAADGSWDWRVSIAEMSKAGDFSAFPGMDRVLTVVEGELLLLSVDGAEHPLEKYRPFRFSGDAAAAGALPTGEVRDLNVITRRGAFKGYTSIIELSKKRAHPVFDGQLGILLQGTAAVTPGAADGIAAGAEPRTLDRYDAVVGSDSASPEILGRGFLAVVSIDPAAD; encoded by the coding sequence ATGCAGATCATCCGCTATGCCGAGCTCAAACCCCGCCCCTGGCGCAACGGCGGCGGGGTAACCCGCGAAGTGGCCCGCTTCCCGGAGGCCGGAGGGCAGGGCGCGGCGGACGGAAGCTGGGACTGGCGGGTGAGCATCGCGGAGATGTCCAAGGCGGGCGACTTCTCGGCGTTTCCGGGCATGGACCGCGTCCTGACCGTGGTCGAGGGCGAGCTGTTGCTGTTGAGCGTCGACGGCGCCGAGCACCCGCTGGAGAAGTACCGGCCGTTCCGGTTCTCCGGCGACGCCGCCGCGGCCGGTGCCCTGCCGACGGGCGAGGTCCGCGACTTGAACGTCATCACGCGCCGTGGGGCCTTCAAGGGCTACACGTCCATCATCGAGCTCTCAAAGAAACGGGCGCATCCGGTGTTCGACGGCCAGCTGGGCATCCTGCTGCAAGGCACGGCCGCGGTCACGCCGGGAGCTGCAGATGGGATCGCGGCCGGCGCCGAGCCCCGGACGCTGGACCGCTATGACGCCGTCGTGGGTTCGGACAGCGCCTCCCCCGAGATCCTTGGCCGCGGTTTCCTGGCCGTTGTGTCGATCGACCCCGCCGCCGACTAA
- a CDS encoding multidrug efflux SMR transporter, whose product MSWLILILSGSLEAVWAAALHRTSRATGRRRIPPAALFLVSVLASTGGLAIAMQSIPTGTAYAVWVGVGVVLTSAYAMATKVEPATAGRILLLGGIVACVAGLKLVA is encoded by the coding sequence ATGTCGTGGTTGATTCTCATCTTGTCCGGCTCGCTGGAAGCCGTCTGGGCTGCAGCCCTGCACCGGACCTCGCGGGCCACGGGCCGCCGCCGGATTCCGCCGGCCGCCCTCTTCCTCGTATCCGTCCTGGCCAGCACCGGCGGACTCGCCATCGCCATGCAGTCCATTCCGACCGGCACCGCCTACGCCGTCTGGGTGGGCGTCGGCGTGGTGCTGACCTCTGCCTACGCCATGGCCACCAAAGTTGAGCCTGCGACCGCCGGGCGGATTCTGCTGCTCGGCGGGATCGTGGCGTGCGTGGCCGGCCTGAAGCTGGTGGCGTGA
- a CDS encoding multidrug efflux SMR transporter: protein MAANRRPDPAAKAPAATLAWLILLASAVLEGVWATALGQSDGFTEPLPTAVFAVAATLSLAGLGLAVRRIPLGTAYAVWVGIGAALTVGWAMATGVEPASPLKLLFIAGIVGCAAGLKLQPPSPADSPHV from the coding sequence GTGGCCGCGAACCGGAGGCCGGATCCGGCGGCCAAGGCACCCGCGGCGACGCTGGCCTGGCTCATCCTGCTGGCCTCGGCGGTCTTGGAGGGTGTCTGGGCCACGGCGCTCGGCCAGTCCGACGGCTTCACCGAGCCGCTGCCCACGGCCGTGTTCGCCGTGGCGGCAACCCTGAGCCTGGCGGGACTCGGCCTCGCCGTCAGGCGCATCCCGCTAGGCACCGCCTACGCCGTCTGGGTGGGGATCGGCGCAGCCCTGACGGTCGGCTGGGCGATGGCGACCGGCGTCGAGCCCGCCAGCCCGCTGAAACTGCTGTTTATCGCCGGGATCGTCGGCTGCGCGGCCGGGCTGAAGCTGCAGCCGCCCTCCCCCGCGGATTCTCCCCACGTCTGA
- a CDS encoding aldo/keto reductase, translating into MTSATIQLGDGLSVSPLGFGGMALTPVYGEVDPAEALATLHHAVDAGVSFIDTADIYGGGSNEELIARLLKDRRGEVQLATKFGLVGTPSTGYSDIRGDTAYVKQAVDRSLQRLGTDTIDLYYMHRRDLRVPIVETVEAMAGLVQAGKVRHLGLSEVTAEELREANSVHPIAAVQSEWSIWSRDVERNIVPAAAELGVGFVPYSPLGRGFLTGTVDASKLGSNDFRRNIPRFADAALDANQAVVAAVQSVAAELSSPGQTATPAQVALAWLLAQGRKLGLPVVPIPGTRKADRIDENLGALALVLTPAHLEQLDAAADAAVGSRSADPNWVSQGRE; encoded by the coding sequence ATGACTTCAGCAACAATCCAGCTCGGTGACGGCCTGAGCGTCAGCCCGCTGGGGTTCGGCGGCATGGCCCTGACCCCGGTCTACGGCGAAGTGGATCCGGCCGAAGCCCTGGCCACCCTGCACCATGCAGTGGACGCTGGCGTGAGCTTCATCGACACGGCGGACATCTACGGCGGCGGCAGCAACGAGGAGCTGATCGCCCGGTTGCTCAAGGACCGCCGCGGCGAGGTGCAACTAGCCACCAAGTTCGGCCTCGTGGGAACCCCGTCGACCGGCTACTCGGACATCCGCGGCGACACCGCCTACGTAAAGCAGGCCGTCGACCGCAGCCTGCAGCGCCTGGGCACCGACACCATCGACCTGTACTACATGCACCGCCGCGACCTCCGCGTTCCGATTGTGGAAACCGTGGAGGCCATGGCGGGGCTGGTGCAGGCCGGAAAGGTGCGGCATCTGGGCTTGTCCGAGGTGACGGCCGAGGAACTGCGGGAGGCCAACAGCGTCCACCCGATCGCCGCGGTCCAGAGCGAATGGTCCATCTGGAGTCGCGACGTGGAACGCAACATCGTCCCTGCCGCGGCCGAACTTGGCGTTGGTTTTGTGCCGTACTCGCCGCTTGGCCGGGGATTCCTCACCGGTACCGTGGACGCCTCGAAGCTGGGCAGCAACGACTTCCGCCGCAACATCCCGCGCTTCGCCGACGCCGCACTGGACGCCAACCAGGCCGTGGTGGCCGCGGTCCAGTCCGTCGCCGCCGAGCTCAGCAGCCCCGGACAGACCGCGACGCCGGCCCAGGTGGCACTGGCCTGGCTGCTTGCGCAGGGCCGGAAGCTCGGGCTGCCCGTGGTCCCGATCCCCGGCACGCGCAAGGCGGACCGGATCGACGAGAACCTTGGCGCCCTGGCCCTGGTGCTGACCCCGGCGCACCTTGAACAGCTCGACGCCGCCGCGGACGCCGCCGTCGGTTCCCGCTCCGCGGACCCCAACTGGGTGTCCCAGGGCCGTGAATAG
- a CDS encoding MBL fold metallo-hydrolase codes for MDSLIHSLRDITIRRISVSEMDNNVYLLTAKASGAQLLIDAADDLAAIQGLLADAAADTEATPKLALIATTHQHWDHVRALPGLVKATGAKTAAGTDDAAELPVKVDVLLDHGDVGNFDGFDVTAVHLRGHTPGSVAFVYQDPAGPAHIFSGDSLFPGGVGNTQKDAARFAQLITDVTERLFDVYPDDTVVHPGHGKPTTLGAERPHLEEWRARGW; via the coding sequence ATGGACTCGCTTATTCACTCGTTACGTGACATCACCATCCGCCGGATTTCGGTCAGCGAGATGGACAACAACGTGTACCTGCTCACGGCCAAGGCCTCCGGCGCGCAGCTCCTGATCGATGCGGCCGATGATCTTGCCGCCATCCAGGGTCTGCTCGCCGACGCCGCCGCGGACACCGAGGCGACGCCGAAGCTGGCGCTGATCGCCACGACGCACCAACACTGGGACCACGTCCGCGCGCTGCCCGGCCTGGTGAAAGCAACCGGGGCGAAGACGGCGGCCGGGACGGATGACGCCGCCGAACTGCCGGTGAAGGTGGATGTCCTGCTGGATCACGGCGACGTCGGCAACTTCGACGGCTTCGACGTGACGGCGGTGCACCTGCGAGGCCACACCCCCGGCTCGGTGGCTTTCGTGTACCAGGACCCGGCGGGCCCGGCACACATCTTCTCCGGCGACTCGTTGTTCCCCGGAGGGGTGGGCAACACCCAGAAGGATGCGGCCCGGTTTGCCCAGCTGATCACCGATGTCACCGAGCGGCTGTTCGACGTGTACCCGGATGACACCGTGGTGCACCCCGGCCACGGCAAGCCCACCACCCTGGGTGCGGAACGCCCGCATCTGGAAGAGTGGCGCGCCCGCGGCTGGTAA
- a CDS encoding DEAD/DEAH box helicase: protein MTTFAALGTPKVLADTLTAQGIVEPFPIQVKTLPDTLAGRDVLGRGRTGSGKTIAFAIPLVARLAEREAAHFRKPGRPMGLVLAPTRELATQINATIEPMAKAMGLTTTVIFGGISQARQEKALRSGVDIVIACPGRLEDLIRQRILTLEAVEITVLDEADHMADLGFLPVVKKLMDMTPSQGQRLLFSATLDNGVDKIVQRYLSNPLTHAVDESQAAVTTMEHHVLVVNDQTVKKQLIVELASGAGRRVLFMRTKHHARKLAKTLTDAGIPAVDLHGNLSQNARDRNLAEFSSGDVRVLVATDVAARGVHVDDVELVIHVDPPTEHKAYLHRSGRTARAGSDGTVVTLTLPEQQSDVKKLMKAAGVEVNFERVTANSPLVAELVGEMADKIDPRTRAALLATKAKQQGGGTSTGANAERKRARRTTQAAPTAGGRGGRGGRGRVSAEAPRTDLPRAERRAVAYEGQAAARNAAERVAEKNQDRADAERAERRNARGRGRTTAYAHHNDVPAAGGRASAGRGSDGRAAEGRSDSRGSAPRGGAPRTGASTGGQRGGRPATGQRAAAVAKSGGSAAVWSSNTGGTSGGSYAGGGNGRSGEGRPARSGGPRRASAPASNERRSR, encoded by the coding sequence ATGACTACTTTTGCTGCCCTCGGCACGCCCAAGGTCCTCGCCGACACCCTCACCGCCCAGGGGATCGTTGAACCGTTCCCCATCCAGGTCAAGACCCTCCCGGACACCCTGGCCGGACGCGACGTCCTGGGCCGCGGCCGGACCGGCTCCGGCAAGACCATTGCTTTCGCCATCCCGCTGGTCGCCCGACTCGCTGAGCGGGAAGCCGCGCACTTCCGCAAGCCCGGCCGCCCCATGGGCCTGGTCCTTGCACCGACCCGCGAGCTGGCCACCCAGATCAACGCGACCATCGAGCCGATGGCCAAGGCCATGGGCCTGACCACCACCGTCATTTTCGGCGGCATCTCCCAGGCCCGCCAGGAAAAGGCGCTGCGCTCCGGCGTCGACATTGTCATCGCCTGCCCGGGCCGCCTGGAGGACCTGATCCGCCAGCGCATCCTGACTCTCGAAGCCGTCGAGATCACCGTCCTGGACGAGGCAGACCACATGGCCGACCTCGGCTTCCTCCCGGTGGTCAAGAAGCTCATGGACATGACCCCCAGCCAGGGCCAGCGGCTGCTCTTCTCCGCCACCCTGGACAACGGCGTGGACAAGATCGTGCAGCGCTACCTCTCCAACCCGCTGACCCACGCCGTGGACGAATCACAGGCTGCGGTCACCACCATGGAGCACCACGTCCTGGTCGTCAACGACCAGACCGTCAAGAAGCAGCTGATCGTTGAGCTCGCCTCGGGCGCCGGCCGCCGGGTGCTCTTCATGCGCACCAAGCACCACGCCCGCAAGCTGGCCAAGACCCTGACCGACGCCGGCATCCCCGCGGTCGATCTGCACGGCAACCTCTCGCAGAACGCCCGTGACCGCAACCTCGCCGAGTTCTCCTCCGGCGACGTCCGCGTGCTGGTAGCCACCGACGTCGCCGCCCGCGGCGTCCACGTCGACGACGTCGAGCTGGTCATCCACGTGGATCCGCCCACGGAGCACAAGGCGTACCTGCACCGCTCGGGCCGTACCGCCCGCGCCGGTTCCGACGGCACCGTGGTCACGCTGACCCTGCCGGAGCAGCAGTCCGACGTCAAGAAGCTGATGAAGGCTGCCGGCGTCGAGGTCAACTTCGAGCGCGTCACCGCCAACTCCCCGCTGGTTGCCGAGCTGGTCGGCGAGATGGCCGATAAGATCGATCCGCGCACCCGCGCCGCGCTGCTGGCCACCAAGGCCAAGCAGCAGGGAGGGGGCACGTCCACCGGTGCCAACGCCGAGCGCAAGCGCGCCCGCCGCACTACCCAGGCTGCACCCACCGCGGGTGGCCGTGGCGGCCGTGGCGGACGCGGACGCGTCTCCGCCGAAGCACCCCGCACGGATCTTCCCCGCGCCGAGCGCCGCGCCGTGGCCTATGAAGGCCAGGCCGCTGCCCGCAACGCGGCCGAGCGTGTCGCGGAAAAGAACCAGGACCGGGCCGACGCCGAGCGCGCCGAACGCCGGAACGCCCGGGGCCGTGGCCGCACCACCGCCTACGCGCACCACAACGATGTTCCCGCCGCCGGCGGCCGCGCCTCGGCCGGTCGTGGTTCGGATGGACGCGCTGCCGAGGGCCGCAGCGACTCCCGCGGTTCCGCTCCCCGCGGCGGCGCACCCCGCACGGGCGCCTCGACCGGTGGACAGCGTGGCGGACGCCCCGCAACCGGCCAGCGCGCCGCTGCCGTCGCCAAGTCCGGCGGCTCCGCGGCCGTCTGGTCCTCCAACACCGGCGGCACCTCGGGCGGATCCTACGCGGGCGGCGGCAACGGCCGCTCCGGCGAAGGCCGTCCGGCACGCAGCGGCGGCCCCCGCCGCGCGTCGGCACCGGCGTCGAACGAACGCCGCAGCCGCTAG
- a CDS encoding MFS transporter: protein MARTDPPPRRGDPEPEGAGIFHRRYLLVTLGALALVFLAAFESLAVTTIMPLVSRELDGASLYALAFAGPLATGVIGMVAAGNWSDRRGPVGPLYASVALFVLGLLIAGSAGTMAALLAGRLVQGLGGGAVTVALYVVVARVYPPVLHPKIFAAFAAAWVVPSLVGPFAAGLVAQWLSWHWVFLGVVGLVVPALLMIVPALRGLSGGDEGDVPAASAAAAKPWDFGRLAWAALAALAVLGLNLSVELPAAGGVLAAAAVVVALVAVRPLVPRGTLSARRGLPAVILSRGLASAAFFGAEVYLPYLLVERYVFSPTFAGLTLTGGALAWAAASAVQGRLGARLEHRRAIRFGSAMVLGAVVLALATTLLAWPAAVAITGWIFAGGGMGLMYPRLSVMTLALSTKDTEGFNSSAMSISDSLGGALALAATGIVFAAFATATAAGAGGTGAAPFAGVFALTTVLGLAGVAVAPRVSGGGQA from the coding sequence GTGGCCAGAACAGACCCGCCCCCACGGCGTGGAGATCCCGAACCGGAAGGTGCCGGCATTTTCCACCGCCGCTACCTGCTGGTCACTCTCGGCGCCCTGGCCCTGGTGTTCCTGGCGGCCTTCGAATCGCTGGCGGTGACCACCATCATGCCGCTGGTCAGCCGCGAACTCGACGGCGCCAGCCTCTACGCACTTGCCTTCGCCGGGCCGCTGGCGACCGGCGTCATCGGGATGGTCGCGGCCGGGAACTGGTCGGACCGGCGCGGGCCGGTGGGTCCGCTCTACGCTTCCGTGGCACTGTTCGTCCTGGGCTTGCTGATCGCCGGATCGGCGGGGACCATGGCCGCTCTCCTGGCCGGCAGGCTGGTCCAGGGACTGGGCGGTGGCGCCGTGACGGTGGCGCTCTATGTGGTGGTGGCCCGGGTGTATCCGCCGGTGCTGCATCCGAAAATCTTCGCGGCCTTCGCCGCCGCGTGGGTGGTTCCTTCGCTGGTGGGTCCCTTTGCGGCCGGGTTGGTGGCCCAATGGCTCAGCTGGCACTGGGTCTTCCTCGGCGTCGTGGGGCTGGTGGTCCCGGCGCTGCTAATGATCGTCCCGGCCCTGCGCGGACTGTCCGGCGGTGACGAGGGTGACGTCCCGGCGGCCAGCGCCGCGGCCGCCAAACCCTGGGATTTCGGCCGGCTGGCCTGGGCTGCACTGGCGGCGCTCGCCGTGCTGGGCTTGAACCTGTCCGTGGAGCTCCCGGCGGCCGGCGGGGTACTGGCGGCGGCCGCCGTCGTGGTGGCTCTGGTGGCCGTCCGGCCCCTCGTGCCCCGCGGGACGCTGTCGGCCCGCCGCGGACTGCCCGCCGTCATCCTTTCCCGCGGACTCGCCTCGGCCGCGTTCTTCGGCGCGGAGGTGTACCTGCCGTACCTGCTCGTGGAGCGCTACGTCTTCTCGCCCACCTTCGCCGGGCTGACCCTCACCGGCGGGGCCCTTGCCTGGGCCGCGGCCTCCGCGGTCCAAGGCCGTCTCGGGGCCCGGCTGGAGCACCGACGGGCGATCCGCTTCGGCTCGGCGATGGTCCTTGGCGCCGTCGTGCTGGCGCTGGCAACCACGCTCCTGGCCTGGCCGGCCGCCGTCGCGATCACCGGCTGGATCTTTGCCGGCGGCGGGATGGGCTTGATGTACCCGCGGCTGAGCGTGATGACGCTGGCGTTGTCCACGAAGGACACCGAGGGCTTCAACAGCTCCGCCATGTCCATCTCCGACTCGCTGGGCGGGGCCCTGGCGCTGGCGGCCACAGGGATCGTCTTCGCTGCCTTCGCGACGGCGACGGCAGCGGGGGCGGGCGGCACCGGCGCCGCCCCGTTCGCCGGGGTCTTCGCGCTCACCACAGTCCTCGGCCTCGCCGGCGTGGCGGTCGCGCCGCGGGTGTCCGGAGGAGGGCAGGCATAG
- a CDS encoding Lrp/AsnC family transcriptional regulator — MELSEEDLALINVLQIAPRLSWADAAEVLGVHATTLAARWERLRASGVSWITAHLIGDPHQMCLAFVAVDCEMNRREEVTARLAGMAEIITVEEAASNRDLMLTVITSSLDEFNTKVIQRLKETDGLLKYQTALCTRLHASGGSWRLNVLSRAQQAAVKAMAGPEATGGVPAAAREDLPASHLALLPYLAKDGRATAAEIARGLGRHPATVQRQLNRVLASGILSFRCEVAQRFSAFPVTCQWFVNVPAGRHEEAAAELKTMRNVRLSASTTGPTNFVIVMWLQSLADVMSIELALQQKVPGIVLVESVVMLSTVKRVGWMLNPDSRASGAVVVPAEGIGAAE; from the coding sequence ATGGAACTCAGCGAGGAGGACCTCGCCCTGATCAACGTCCTGCAGATTGCCCCGCGCCTGAGCTGGGCAGATGCCGCGGAGGTTCTGGGTGTTCACGCCACCACCCTCGCGGCCCGCTGGGAGCGGCTGCGGGCCTCCGGCGTTTCCTGGATCACCGCCCACCTGATCGGCGACCCGCACCAGATGTGCCTGGCGTTCGTCGCCGTGGACTGCGAAATGAACCGGCGCGAGGAGGTCACCGCCCGGCTCGCCGGGATGGCGGAAATCATCACGGTCGAGGAGGCCGCCAGCAACCGGGACCTGATGCTGACCGTCATCACCTCCTCCCTGGACGAGTTCAACACGAAGGTGATCCAGCGGCTGAAGGAGACCGACGGCTTGCTCAAATACCAGACAGCATTGTGCACCAGGCTGCACGCCAGCGGCGGATCCTGGCGGCTCAACGTGCTGAGCCGCGCACAGCAGGCCGCGGTCAAGGCCATGGCCGGACCCGAGGCCACCGGAGGCGTCCCGGCTGCCGCCAGGGAGGACCTGCCCGCCAGCCACCTGGCGCTCCTCCCGTACCTGGCCAAGGACGGTCGTGCGACGGCGGCGGAGATTGCCCGCGGGCTGGGCCGGCATCCGGCCACGGTCCAGCGGCAGCTCAACCGGGTGCTCGCGAGCGGAATCCTGTCCTTCCGCTGCGAGGTCGCCCAGCGGTTTTCGGCGTTCCCGGTGACCTGCCAGTGGTTTGTCAACGTGCCGGCGGGCCGGCACGAGGAAGCGGCCGCCGAACTGAAGACAATGCGGAACGTGCGGCTGAGCGCCTCCACCACGGGGCCCACCAACTTCGTGATCGTCATGTGGCTGCAGTCCCTGGCGGACGTGATGAGCATCGAGTTGGCGCTGCAGCAGAAGGTGCCGGGGATCGTGCTGGTGGAAAGCGTTGTCATGCTGAGCACGGTGAAGCGCGTGGGCTGGATGCTGAACCCGGACTCCAGGGCCAGCGGCGCCGTCGTGGTTCCGGCCGAAGGCATCGGGGCGGCCGAATGA
- a CDS encoding M20 family metallopeptidase, whose translation MPITADAREMQPDLARLRHELHREPEIGLTLPRTQEKVLRALDGLGYEITLGQDTTSVTAVLRGQASGTGTRPAVLLRADMDGLPVQEKTGVDYTSRIDGAMHACGHDLHTAMLTGAATLLAERRHRLDGDVVLMFQPGEEGFDGASHMIREGVLDAAGRRVDAAYGMHVFSALEPHGTFCTKPGVMLSSSDGLTVTVLGAGGHGSAPHSAKDPVTAAAEMVTALQVMVTRQFNMFDPVVLSVGVLQAGTKRNIIPETARIEATIRTFSEQSRQKMMETVPRLLKGIAAAHGLDVDVDYQQEYPLTITDEDETRTAENVIEGLFGDSRLARWATPLSGSEDFSRVLAEVPGTFIGLSAVPRDADHATSAFNHSPYATFDDGVLADGAALFAELAISRLTALAAANAPAPATATAAASTLS comes from the coding sequence GTGCCGATCACCGCAGACGCCAGGGAGATGCAGCCGGACCTTGCCCGGCTCCGCCACGAGCTGCACCGGGAGCCCGAGATCGGCCTGACGCTGCCGCGCACCCAAGAGAAGGTGCTCAGGGCCCTGGACGGGCTCGGCTACGAGATCACGCTCGGTCAGGACACGACGTCGGTCACCGCGGTGCTGCGCGGCCAGGCTTCCGGCACGGGCACCCGCCCCGCCGTGCTCCTGCGCGCGGACATGGACGGCCTCCCGGTGCAGGAAAAGACCGGCGTGGACTACACCTCCAGGATCGACGGCGCCATGCACGCCTGCGGCCACGACCTGCACACGGCCATGCTCACCGGTGCCGCGACCCTGCTGGCCGAACGCCGGCACCGGCTGGACGGCGACGTCGTGCTGATGTTCCAGCCCGGCGAGGAGGGCTTCGACGGCGCCAGCCACATGATCCGCGAAGGCGTGCTGGACGCCGCCGGCCGCCGTGTGGACGCGGCCTACGGCATGCACGTCTTTTCCGCCCTGGAACCGCACGGCACCTTCTGCACCAAGCCGGGCGTCATGCTCAGCTCCTCCGACGGGCTGACCGTCACCGTACTCGGCGCCGGCGGCCACGGCTCGGCCCCCCATTCAGCCAAGGACCCGGTCACGGCCGCGGCCGAAATGGTCACCGCCCTCCAGGTCATGGTGACCCGCCAGTTCAACATGTTCGACCCCGTCGTCCTGTCCGTGGGCGTCCTCCAGGCCGGCACCAAGCGCAACATCATCCCGGAAACGGCCCGCATCGAGGCCACCATCAGGACCTTCTCCGAGCAGTCCCGGCAGAAAATGATGGAGACCGTGCCGCGCCTGCTGAAGGGCATCGCGGCGGCGCACGGCCTCGACGTCGACGTCGACTACCAGCAGGAGTACCCCCTCACGATCACCGACGAGGACGAAACGCGGACCGCGGAGAACGTCATTGAGGGCCTGTTCGGCGATTCCCGGCTCGCCCGCTGGGCCACCCCGCTGAGCGGCTCCGAGGACTTCTCGAGGGTTCTCGCCGAGGTCCCCGGCACGTTCATCGGCCTCAGCGCCGTCCCCCGGGACGCCGACCACGCCACCTCCGCGTTCAACCACTCGCCGTACGCAACGTTCGACGACGGTGTGCTGGCCGACGGCGCCGCACTCTTCGCGGAGCTCGCCATTTCCCGGCTGACCGCGCTTGCGGCAGCCAACGCCCCCGCCCCGGCCACGGCCACGGCCGCCGCCTCAACCCTTTCCTAG
- a CDS encoding MFS transporter: MTATASMPTATRTSTRKTLIGTGIGNAVEWYDWAIYATFTPFIASQLFSKADPASAVLSTLAIFAVGFVARPFGGFLFGWIGDRIGRKASMTLAVGLASAGSLMIGIAPTFAAVGAWASLMLLVARLVQGLAHGGELPSSQTYLSEMAPRDHRGYWATLIYTSGTVGILFGTLLGAVLNMALSTEVMNAWGWRIPFLVGAAMGLYALIMRSRLHESDVFAGEAAAEKRAPIWPQIVRHRKQALQVIGLTVGLTVIYYIWGVVAPSYATTALKIDRGEALWAGVIGNIVFIAALPFWGKLSDRIGRKKVLWSGAIGAGIMHFPMTALLKDSAWQLAVSMSVMLIFIAASAAIVPAVYAELFPTSIRTVGVGVPYSICVALFGGTAPYLQQWLGTSLQLPQLFNVYAVLLLAVSAVFVFTIPETKGKDLTL, translated from the coding sequence ATGACAGCAACCGCGTCCATGCCGACGGCAACCCGGACCTCCACCCGCAAGACGCTCATCGGCACCGGCATCGGCAACGCCGTCGAATGGTACGACTGGGCCATCTACGCCACGTTCACGCCATTCATCGCCAGCCAGCTCTTCAGCAAGGCCGATCCCGCGTCGGCGGTGCTGTCCACGCTGGCGATTTTCGCCGTCGGGTTCGTGGCCCGTCCCTTCGGCGGCTTCCTGTTCGGCTGGATCGGTGACCGGATCGGCCGGAAGGCGTCGATGACCCTGGCCGTGGGTCTCGCGTCCGCGGGCAGCCTGATGATCGGCATCGCCCCGACCTTCGCGGCGGTCGGCGCCTGGGCCTCGCTGATGCTGCTGGTGGCGCGCCTGGTCCAGGGCCTGGCTCACGGCGGCGAGCTCCCGTCGTCGCAGACGTACCTCTCCGAGATGGCGCCAAGGGACCACCGCGGCTACTGGGCCACCCTGATCTATACCTCGGGCACGGTGGGAATCCTGTTCGGAACGCTGCTTGGCGCCGTGCTTAACATGGCCCTGAGCACAGAGGTGATGAATGCGTGGGGCTGGCGCATCCCGTTCCTGGTCGGCGCTGCCATGGGCCTGTACGCCCTGATCATGCGGTCGCGGCTGCACGAATCGGACGTCTTTGCGGGCGAGGCAGCCGCCGAAAAGCGCGCGCCGATCTGGCCGCAGATTGTCCGCCACCGCAAGCAGGCCCTGCAGGTGATCGGTCTGACGGTCGGCCTCACTGTCATCTACTACATCTGGGGCGTCGTGGCCCCCAGCTACGCCACGACTGCCCTGAAGATCGACCGCGGCGAAGCGTTGTGGGCAGGCGTGATCGGCAACATCGTGTTCATCGCGGCGCTGCCCTTCTGGGGCAAGCTGTCCGACCGGATTGGCCGCAAGAAGGTCCTCTGGTCCGGTGCGATTGGCGCAGGCATCATGCACTTTCCGATGACCGCCCTGCTCAAGGATTCCGCCTGGCAACTGGCCGTCAGTATGTCCGTCATGCTGATCTTCATAGCGGCCAGCGCTGCGATCGTCCCGGCCGTCTACGCCGAGCTCTTCCCGACGAGCATCCGCACCGTGGGCGTCGGAGTGCCGTACTCCATCTGCGTGGCCCTGTTCGGCGGCACCGCGCCGTACCTCCAGCAGTGGCTCGGCACGAGCCTGCAGCTGCCGCAGCTGTTCAACGTGTACGCGGTCCTGCTGCTCGCCGTCTCCGCGGTCTTCGTCTTCACCATCCCGGAAACGAAGGGTAAGGACCTCACGCTCTGA